A stretch of the Calditrichota bacterium genome encodes the following:
- a CDS encoding T9SS type A sorting domain-containing protein — translation MKPSRLTRSAAFVAALATAAFAGKIVPDGRTVLYDSFDGATVGNAFGPITYEDGLPGLGKAAKLPLGAYLRYDILSWYTGNGPAHPGVEGTVEFWVKLNRDYGEVLQFNWYLTGTPPASGAVYLPYLTADHVYRHWAWPGAWLQPLDGHTIVKADEWTHIATSWGPAGTKIYINGVLDAWKAEGGGWSGVPYLLTNTYIYVNHWGASDLGLIDELHIAKVQLSDEEIAEHATIVFNQAPVANAGPDTVVAGGWPDGAEVMLDGTGSYDPDGDALHYHWSWDSGEATGPTPIVRLPCGTTTIFLVVDDGQLSSPPDFVSVTVLDSAHGHIVDLREEGRLSIALYNPFPVQQILDEAFLTYARAVLDAMRTCTTALLDLHDAELKSSSVAAMAVGWGFPNNFVLGLAIEDSTGTRRALTFEAQCTLPQPPHMGIHRVDFATTFDNGAHHQSAFLHFFAASPPDSSRPTIDVAWLSDTEVTFSISGSILETALMKIGSWLETGALKVADWTLRLARIVQDAIEDSEPPSVVFSPDRPSNWYNVDVKMTLWDASGLVAVLKVDTTLMVRLAPPAQALQPPLPTSEGEHRVSYCLADWKGLLRLLGVLKSPPTLESAIRTILDLILVSSGDGGSHSLPEEVFNTLMEIIQARAFTDHLVMGRKELNIDRTSPNISWTLSPGTVHVTVDDPNHRQNSGLDQVHYWVDGSCIMDENLQGEDTRLRDISVPTSFRLDVSAWDVAGNEARRSMDPYVLSLEPASSCEVQFAAAEHYLWFNNNGLKEVELQLNDARFRLVAHATRRDQEGDIYFVPEYGGASVDFSPYIGDRKQVHMLIHPFGPSGACGFFIFSDCNSVTAVRGGSSPSAMMPRAFSLEQCSPNPFQTRTVIRYQVPSATELRLRVFDLLGREVRQLVGGQQPAGYYFAHWDGRTSGGDMAASGTYLVRLDAPGYHQTRKVLLLR, via the coding sequence ATGAAACCATCAAGATTGACCAGAAGCGCGGCTTTTGTTGCAGCGCTGGCTACCGCTGCCTTTGCTGGCAAGATCGTCCCTGACGGCCGAACGGTACTGTACGATAGTTTCGACGGAGCCACCGTTGGCAACGCCTTCGGTCCGATTACCTACGAGGACGGCCTCCCCGGCCTTGGAAAGGCAGCCAAATTGCCTCTGGGCGCATATCTGAGGTACGACATTCTCTCGTGGTACACAGGGAATGGCCCCGCGCACCCGGGCGTCGAAGGGACTGTGGAGTTCTGGGTCAAACTCAACCGCGACTACGGGGAGGTTTTGCAGTTCAATTGGTATCTCACCGGCACACCCCCGGCGTCCGGCGCTGTCTACCTTCCCTACCTCACGGCCGATCATGTGTATCGTCATTGGGCTTGGCCCGGCGCTTGGCTGCAGCCCCTGGATGGCCACACCATAGTCAAGGCCGACGAGTGGACACACATCGCCACAAGCTGGGGACCTGCAGGCACCAAGATCTACATCAATGGCGTCCTGGATGCCTGGAAGGCGGAAGGTGGCGGGTGGTCGGGGGTGCCCTATCTCCTTACCAACACCTACATCTATGTCAATCACTGGGGCGCGAGCGACCTGGGCCTGATCGACGAGCTGCACATTGCCAAGGTCCAGCTCAGCGATGAAGAAATCGCCGAGCACGCCACGATAGTGTTCAATCAAGCCCCTGTGGCCAATGCAGGACCAGATACAGTCGTCGCCGGCGGTTGGCCGGACGGGGCAGAGGTCATGCTGGACGGCACAGGTTCCTATGACCCCGACGGTGATGCCTTGCACTACCACTGGAGTTGGGACAGCGGCGAAGCAACAGGGCCCACTCCCATCGTTCGGCTGCCCTGCGGTACCACGACCATTTTCTTGGTCGTAGACGACGGGCAGCTCAGCTCACCCCCGGACTTTGTGAGCGTCACCGTGCTCGACTCGGCTCACGGCCACATCGTTGACTTGCGCGAAGAGGGGAGGCTGTCCATCGCGCTGTACAATCCCTTTCCCGTGCAGCAGATTCTCGATGAAGCCTTTCTGACATACGCCCGGGCTGTGTTGGACGCGATGCGCACATGCACCACTGCGCTGCTCGATCTTCACGATGCTGAACTCAAGAGCTCCTCAGTTGCTGCCATGGCCGTGGGCTGGGGTTTCCCGAACAACTTTGTGCTGGGCCTTGCCATAGAGGATAGTACGGGGACGCGTCGCGCCCTCACCTTCGAGGCGCAATGTACCCTTCCCCAGCCACCTCATATGGGCATCCACAGAGTGGACTTCGCCACGACTTTCGACAACGGCGCGCACCACCAGTCCGCTTTCCTGCACTTCTTCGCCGCCTCACCGCCAGACAGCAGCAGGCCAACAATCGACGTGGCCTGGCTGTCCGACACCGAGGTCACATTTTCGATCTCCGGGTCGATCCTGGAAACAGCGCTGATGAAGATCGGCTCCTGGTTAGAGACAGGGGCTCTGAAGGTCGCTGATTGGACTCTGCGGCTAGCACGGATCGTTCAGGACGCGATAGAGGACTCTGAGCCGCCAAGTGTGGTCTTCTCCCCTGATAGGCCAAGCAATTGGTACAATGTAGATGTCAAGATGACCCTTTGGGACGCGTCAGGGCTGGTCGCCGTGCTGAAAGTCGACACTACACTCATGGTGCGCCTAGCGCCACCTGCGCAAGCATTGCAGCCACCTTTGCCGACCAGTGAGGGTGAGCATAGGGTTTCTTACTGTCTCGCTGACTGGAAGGGGTTGTTGAGGCTCCTCGGCGTGCTCAAGTCGCCGCCGACGCTGGAGAGCGCCATCAGGACAATCCTGGATCTCATCCTGGTCAGCTCCGGGGACGGCGGCTCCCACTCTTTGCCGGAGGAGGTGTTCAACACGCTCATGGAGATAATCCAAGCACGCGCCTTCACTGACCACTTGGTGATGGGGCGTAAGGAGCTCAATATCGACCGCACTAGCCCGAATATCAGCTGGACGCTTAGCCCTGGCACCGTCCATGTGACCGTAGATGATCCGAACCACCGACAAAACAGTGGCCTCGACCAGGTACACTATTGGGTCGACGGAAGCTGCATCATGGATGAGAACCTTCAAGGCGAAGACACCCGCCTGAGGGACATCTCCGTCCCCACATCCTTCCGGCTGGACGTTTCCGCGTGGGATGTGGCGGGAAATGAAGCCAGGAGGTCCATGGACCCATATGTGTTGAGCTTGGAACCCGCCTCGAGCTGCGAGGTCCAATTCGCTGCGGCCGAGCACTACCTGTGGTTCAACAACAACGGACTGAAGGAAGTGGAACTCCAGCTCAATGACGCCCGCTTCCGGCTGGTTGCACATGCGACGAGGAGAGACCAAGAGGGGGACATCTATTTTGTGCCCGAGTATGGTGGGGCATCTGTTGATTTCTCCCCGTACATCGGCGATCGCAAGCAAGTGCACATGCTCATCCACCCCTTCGGCCCAAGCGGCGCGTGCGGTTTCTTCATCTTCTCGGACTGCAATTCAGTGACCGCGGTGAGAGGAGGGTCTTCGCCAAGTGCCATGATGCCGCGTGCTTTCTCCTTGGAGCAATGCAGTCCCAATCCCTTCCAGACACGGACGGTGATCCGATACCAAGTCCCCAGTGCCACCGAGCTTCGTCTTCGCGTATTCGACTTGCTCGGCAGGGAAGTGCGACAGTTAGTTGGCGGCCAGCAACCAGCAGGCTACTACTTCGCCCACTGGGACGGAAGGACGAGCGGGGGCGACATGGCGGCAAGTGGGACATACCTCGTCCGACTTGATGCGCCTGGCTACCACCAGACGCGCAAGGTGCTGCTCCTCAGGTGA